Part of the Sulfobacillus acidophilus DSM 10332 genome, CCGCTTCGGCCTCGTCATGAAACCGGAGCACGGTGAGGACCGGTCCAAAAATCTCCTCGGTGGCCACCCGCATGGACGGCGTCACGCCGGTCAAGAGAGTAGCTTCCAAATAATTACCTTGGTCCAGGCCTGCCGGTCGACGGCCGCCCACGGCCACCTCGAATCCTTCAGAATCGGCCAGTTGGATATATCCCATCACCCGCTCCCAATGGGCCGGGTGAATAAGCGGACCTAATTCCGTGGTCTCCTCAAACGGGTCGCCGACTCGAATTCGGCGAATGCGGTCGGCCAAGCGGCGCGTAAACTCCTCGGCAATCGTCTCCTGTACCAAAAGCCGCGACCCCGCCGTACACCGCTCGCCATTGAGGGTAAACATCCCAAATAGGGTCGCATCGAGGGCCCGCTCCAAATCCGCGTCCTCAAACACGATCACCGGCGATTTACCGCCCAATTCCATAGAAAAGCGCTTTAGATGGGTCGCACCGTTTCGCATAATCTCTTGACCGGTGGTCGTCTCGCCGGTAAACGAAATGAGGGGTACCTGCGGATGCGAAACCAGACCGGCCCCGGCCGATTCGCCTAAACCGTGCACCACGTTAAAGACACCGGCCGGCAAATCGGCGGATTGAATAATCCGGGCTAAGCGATCGGCCGTCAGCGGCGACCATTCCGCCGGCTTTAATATCGCCGTATCCCCGGCCGCCAGGCACGGAGCGATTTTCCAGGTTTCGAGCATCAAAGGGGTATTCCACGGCGTAATCAGGCCCGCCACCCCAACCGGTTGGCGAATGGCGTAATTATGGAAATGAGGGGGCATCGGATAAGATTCGCCTGTGATGTGGGGGGCCATTTCGGCAAAAAAACGAAAGTTTTCCGCGGCCCGTTCCACCTGACCGCGCGTTTGCCGAATCGGAATACCGGTATCCAAGGTTTCCAATAGTGCGAGCGCCTCTTTATCGGCCAATATTCCGTCCGCGATACGATGTAAATACCGGGCCCGTTCTTTCGGCGGCATATCCCGCCAAACGCGGTCAAACGCCGTGTGGGCCGCCTGAAAAGCCCGGTCGACGGTTTCTCGGTCGCCCGCCGCCACGTGGGTCAATGGTTCATTGCTCGTCGGATCCAGGTCGTCAAACACCGATTCGGCGGTTTCCACAAATTCCCCCTGAATAAAGTGCCGTACCTGAGGAGGCACGAGGGCTAAAGCCGATTGGCGCGTCATCAAATAGGCCTCCTTTATGCCTGTTCTTCTCCGAAAGTCGCGTGATCTGCCACAACCGGATTCATGAGGACTCCTAAGTTTTCGATTTCACAGGCCATCACGTCCCCTGGTACCACCGGCGAAATCCCGTCGGGGGTCCCCGTCAAAATCACGTCGCCCGGCGCCAACGTCATAAAAGACGACAAATGGGCGATAATCTCGGGAATGGCATAGATTAAATGGCGGGTATTCCCGGTTTGACGGACTTCGCCATTGACCCGGGTGATGATGGTCAGCTGGTCGGGGTCGCCCACCTCGTCAGGGGACACCAGCCAGGGACCTAAAGGCAAGAACGTATCGAATCCCTTGGCTCGCACCGGTGGCCGGAATGTGTTGCGGATAAAGTCACGACAGGTAAAATCATTCGCAATGGTGTACCCGAGAACATACTCCAGCGCGTGCTCGGGTGCCACGCCCCGACATGGTCGCCCGATGACGACCGCGACCTCGGTTTCGTAATGGCAGTGGGTAGCGCCGACGGGATAGCGCACAGGGTGCCCCGCACCGATGACGGCCGATGTCGGTTTAAAAAAGAGTGCCGGCTCCGACGGTTGTTCCAGCCCCAGTTCGGCCGCATGCCCGCCGTAATTTAAGGCTAAGCCGATGATATTCCGCGGATCGATCGGCGACATCCACGCCACTTGATTCGGATCCCATCGGCGGCCGTCGGCGGAAACCACCTGTCCGTGGTCATCATTCACCCATTCGATCCGGCCGTCGACCCAAATCCGTCCACTGCGCATCAGGGTGCCTCCTCTCGGAGCGAGAGGCCATATTGCATCAAGATCTCCCGAAGACCTTGTCGGTGGGCATCAGAAATCGGTGCTAAGGGCAATCGCAAACGCGGATAGATTTTTCCCATCATGCCCAAAGCCGCTTTTACCGGCCCGGGGTTGGTCTCCCAAAAAAGCGCATCGTTTAAGGGATAAAGATAATAATGAAGGTCCCGAGCTTTTTCCCATTCGCCACGAGCGGTCAAATTATATAAGTCGGCCACTTCCCGCGGTAGAATGTTCGCGGTGGCGCTGATGTGCCCGGCCCCGCCAAGGGCCAGCATGGGATAGCAGAGCGCCTCGATTCCCGAATAGACCAAAAAATCGCGTCCCATCATATGCAGCACTTTGGTCACTTGCTCAAAGTCCCGGTTAGATTCCTTCACGCCAATCACATTGGGCGCTTTAAGACCAATCCGTTTTAATGTAGCGGGTTCCAAATTGGTCGCCGTTCGGCCCGGAATGTTATAGAGGACGATCGGCAGTGTGGTCGAGGCGGCCACGGTGGTGAAATATTGGAACAGGCCTTCTTGGCTCGGTCGGTTGTAATACGGCACGATCACTAACGCGGCATCCGCCCCTAATTGTTCCGCCGTGTGGGTCAACCGGAGGGTTTCCTCGAGATTGGTGCTGCCGGTGGCTAAAAGGACCGGAACCCGATGGTTTACGGTTTCCACAGTGGTCCGAAAAATGGCTTCCCGTTCTTCTAGGCTTAACGAGCTCGGTTCACCCGTAGTCCCGGTTACCGAAATCCCGTGACTGCCGGATGCGATTTGCCATTCAATGAGGGATTTAAGCGCCTCGTGGTCCACTCGATTATCCGCCGTAAATGGTGTCACGACGGGGGTAATCGAGCCTCTAAGCCTTTCTTGAATTGACGGCAAATTTAATCGACTCCTTTAATTCGGTGATTGTTGCCGACAGGCTTTCCATAATACTCGTTCAGCTACGTCTATCGCGACAGGACGCAATTGCCTCACATCTCCGTCGATAATCCCATATTAGATCATATAGGATATGAGATGCAATATACGATACGATTGTTCGCGCAATAACTTGTCTTTACCCCACCGTTAAATAGCCCTGTTGCAGGGCTTTATGGGCTTCATCCCGGGAGCCCTCAAAAACAATCTGTCCCTGCGACAAAACATACGCTCGGGACGCCAACTCTAACGCATAATGAATGTTTTGTTCCACCAATAAAATGGTGAGGCCTTCACGGCGTAACCGACTCAACGCATCAAACACTTCCCGTACGATCACCGGGGCCAACCCGAGACTGGGTTCGTCCAACAGCAGTAATCCCGGGCGAACCATTAACGCCCGTCCAATCGATACCATTTGTTGCTCTCCCCCCGATAACCAGCCGGCCAATCGCCGACGGTGTTTGACTAATCCCGGAAACAAGTCCCACACGGCTTGTAGTTCGGTTTCCCAGCGCACGGAAGTCCGCCGACGGTGAAAGGCTCCCAGACGCAAGTTATCTTCTACCGTAAGATGCGGAAAAAGCTGACGTCTCTCGGGCGCGATCGCCACCCCCCGAGCAACCCGCAGGTGCATGGGTAACCGCGTAATATCCTGTCCCCCGTAGAGCACCCGCCCTGTCGGTGTCGAATAAAGACCCATGAGCGTTCCGAGTAAAGTCGATTTCCCTGCCCCATTGGGGCCTAATAGGGCCACCACTTCACCGGGTGACACGTGCAGTGAAACCCGATGTAAAACTTGGACTCGCCCTCGAATCGTTGCAATATTGTCCACTTCTAACTGCATAAAACCGCCTTCCTCCGGCCTCGTTGTTGTGCCTTACCCTGATGGTTATCTGTCACTGACGACCCGCGGCGACTCTTCTCCAAGATAAACACGGCGTACCGTCTCGTTTTGTTGAATTTGAGCCGGCTCACCCACCGCCACGACCTGCCCATCCGCCAATACCAAGATACGATGGGCCACTTCCAAAACGCTTGGCAAATGATGTTCGACCCAAAGTACGGCACGCCCCTCGGCTGCCATCTGCTTTACTAATTGCAATACGACCTGCCGTTCGCTTTCGGTCAAGCCGGACAAAGGTTCATCCAATAAAATGACCTGTGGATTCATGGCCCAGGCTCGATAAATTTCTAGAACCCGTTGATGGCCAAAGGATAAATCTCCTGCTACCGTCCCTATCTCGGAACCCAACAAGCTATTTTGCAATAAGATAGCCGCCTCACGTACGGCTTGGCGCTCGGCTCGCCATGTTGCCGGCCACCTCACTGCAGCGGCCAATAACCGACCCGGCATTCGCGATAAAAGCGCGGCCATGACATTATCGTGTACCGTAATCTGGTCAAATACCTGCGGGGTTTGTAGCGTCCGGCTCATCCCCGCCAATGCCCGTCGGTAGCTGGGCCATTGGGTAATGTCTCGCTCGGCGAACCGGATCCGCCCCCGATTGACCGCTATCAGGCCGGATAACACGTTAAATAACGTGGTCTTCCCCGCCCCGTTGGGGCCGATAATGCCCCATATTTCCCCGGGTGCAACCTCGAAGGATACATCGGTCAATGCCTGTACCCCGCCAAATACCACCGAGACTCGTTCTACCGATAACACCGAAACCCTCCCCCTACGTTCCCCGCTTACACTCGATGATCCACCGACTGTCCGAGCAATCCTTGAGGACGCACCAGCAACACCATAAACAGCACCAAATAGCTAATCCCGTCGGCCCAAGCGCTCGATATAAACCCGGAAGTCACGGCATTAATGACCCCCAGCAATAACCCCCCCAATGCCGCACCCGGCAAACTATCAATCCCGCCGATAATTGCCCCTACAAATCCACTAAGTCCCAGATTAAGCCCCATGTTGGCGTTAGCCGTCGTAATCGGGGCCAACAACGCTCCCCCCGCCGCCCCAATCAGCGCGGCCAATCCCCAGGTGTATAGACTGAATTTGAACGGATCCATTCCAAAAAGTTGTGCCGCGACAGGGTTGTCCATGGCGGCCGTCATGCCGCGACCCACCATCGTCCGCTCCAAAAAGAGATACAACAACCCTGCCAGCAAAATAGCACCCCCAAAAATCCCCAGATATTGGCGACTTAATACAGCTCCCGCCAGGTGTACACTTCCGCTCCCCCAGAAGGGGTTAACCGCCACCGGGTTAACCCCCCATATCAAAGTCGCCAAACCGCGTAATGCGGTGTCGAGGCCCAACGTGATAAAAATCAGGGTCAGGGGTTTCGCCTGACGGGCAGGATACATGACCAGTCGAGCAATCAAAAGCCCGACAACGATTGCCGCGACCAGAGCCGACGCCAAAGCCCAGGGTAGGCCCCATCCCCGACTCTCCCCCGTCCATAGTCCCATTGCACCAATCATGGCAAACTCGCCCTGGGCAAAATTGATAATGCCGGTTTCCTTATATATCAAGGAAAATCCTGTCGCCAACAGCGCGTAAATCGCCCCTGTGCCAAGTCCGGTTAATAAAATTTGCCACAATAACGCCAGCATTCTACCCCTCCCTAGGACGCCGAAGACGCCGATGGCCGATGTGCATCCCGCACGCGTCGACGACGGCGATCCTTCCATGCGGATACCACCCCATCGGGCCAATACATCATCACGATGACCAAAATTACGCCATAGACCGCCAATTCGAGAGCGCCTCCAAGAGTCGGACTAATAGCCTGACCCAACGTTTTCAATCCTTGTCCCAATCCCTCGACCAGAACCACCCCGACGGCAGCACCATAAACGCTTCGCATACCGCCCACTACAGCCATCAAGACGAAGTTAACGGATAAGGTAAAAGTAAAGACCGTCGGATCAATATAGCCGATCCAACTGGCATAAACCGCCCCGGCGAAGGCCGCCATAATTGCCGAAACGATAAACATTTCGCGCTTGACCCGGATCGGATCAATGCCTAACAGGGTTGCCGCGATTTCACTGGAGCGAACGGTCTCCAGTAAGACACGCCCGCCCGAATGGACCACTCGTGAAGCCAACCACGCGGCGATCCCAACCCCAATCCAGCTCAATCCAAAATAATCCGCA contains:
- a CDS encoding 5-carboxymethyl-2-hydroxymuconate semialdehyde dehydrogenase (PFAM: Aldehyde dehydrogenase family~TIGRFAM: 5-carboxymethyl-2-hydroxymuconate semialdehyde dehydrogenase~COGs: COG1012 NAD-dependent aldehyde dehydrogenase~InterPro IPR011985:IPR015590~KEGG: aac:Aaci_0338 5-carboxymethyl-2-hydroxymuconate semialdehyde dehydrogenase~PFAM: Aldehyde dehydrogenase~PRIAM: Betaine-aldehyde dehydrogenase~SPTR: 5-carboxymethyl-2-hydroxymuconate semialdehyde dehydrogenase;~TIGRFAM: 5-carboxymethyl-2-hydroxymuconate semialdehyde dehydrogenase), which translates into the protein MTRQSALALVPPQVRHFIQGEFVETAESVFDDLDPTSNEPLTHVAAGDRETVDRAFQAAHTAFDRVWRDMPPKERARYLHRIADGILADKEALALLETLDTGIPIRQTRGQVERAAENFRFFAEMAPHITGESYPMPPHFHNYAIRQPVGVAGLITPWNTPLMLETWKIAPCLAAGDTAILKPAEWSPLTADRLARIIQSADLPAGVFNVVHGLGESAGAGLVSHPQVPLISFTGETTTGQEIMRNGATHLKRFSMELGGKSPVIVFEDADLERALDATLFGMFTLNGERCTAGSRLLVQETIAEEFTRRLADRIRRIRVGDPFEETTELGPLIHPAHWERVMGYIQLADSEGFEVAVGGRRPAGLDQGNYLEATLLTGVTPSMRVATEEIFGPVLTVLRFHDEAEAVQIANAVRYGLAAYIWTRDMARATRVSQQVESGMVWLNSQNVRDLRTPFGGSKWSGIGREGGEFSFEFYTEWKTVHVALGTHGIPRVG
- a CDS encoding 4-hydroxyphenylacetate degradation bifunctional isomerase/decarboxylase,HpaG2 subunit (PFAM: Fumarylacetoacetate (FAA) hydrolase family~TIGRFAM: 4-hydroxyphenylacetate degradation bifunctional isomerase/decarboxylase, C-terminal subunit~COGs: COG0179 2-keto-4-pentenoate hydratase/2-oxohepta-3-ene-1 7-dioic acid hydratase (catechol pathway)~InterPro IPR012684:IPR002529~KEGG: aac:Aaci_0337 4-hydroxyphenylacetate degradation bifunctional isomerase/decarboxylase,HpaG2 subunit~PFAM: Fumarylacetoacetase, C-terminal-like~PRIAM: 5-carboxymethyl-2-hydroxymuconate Delta-isomerase~SPTR: 4-hydroxyphenylacetate degradation bifunctional isomerase/decarboxylase,HpaG2 subunit;~TIGRFAM: 4-hydroxyphenylacetate degradation bifunctional isomerase/decarboxylase, C-terminal subunit), which gives rise to MRSGRIWVDGRIEWVNDDHGQVVSADGRRWDPNQVAWMSPIDPRNIIGLALNYGGHAAELGLEQPSEPALFFKPTSAVIGAGHPVRYPVGATHCHYETEVAVVIGRPCRGVAPEHALEYVLGYTIANDFTCRDFIRNTFRPPVRAKGFDTFLPLGPWLVSPDEVGDPDQLTIITRVNGEVRQTGNTRHLIYAIPEIIAHLSSFMTLAPGDVILTGTPDGISPVVPGDVMACEIENLGVLMNPVVADHATFGEEQA
- a CDS encoding Dihydrodipicolinate synthase (PFAM: Dihydrodipicolinate synthetase family~TIGRFAM: 2,4-dihydroxyhept-2-ene-1,7-dioic acid aldolase; dihydrodipicolinate synthase~COGs: COG0329 Dihydrodipicolinate synthase/N-acetylneuraminate lyase~HAMAP: Dihydrodipicolinate synthase~InterPro IPR005263:IPR002220~KEGG: tmr:Tmar_1821 2,4-dihydroxyhept-2-ene-1,7-dioic acid aldolase~PFAM: Dihydrodipicolinate synthetase~SPTR: 2,4-dihydroxyhept-2-ene-1,7-dioic acid aldolase;~TIGRFAM: Dihydrodipicolinate synthase subfamily), whose protein sequence is MPSIQERLRGSITPVVTPFTADNRVDHEALKSLIEWQIASGSHGISVTGTTGEPSSLSLEEREAIFRTTVETVNHRVPVLLATGSTNLEETLRLTHTAEQLGADAALVIVPYYNRPSQEGLFQYFTTVAASTTLPIVLYNIPGRTATNLEPATLKRIGLKAPNVIGVKESNRDFEQVTKVLHMMGRDFLVYSGIEALCYPMLALGGAGHISATANILPREVADLYNLTARGEWEKARDLHYYLYPLNDALFWETNPGPVKAALGMMGKIYPRLRLPLAPISDAHRQGLREILMQYGLSLREEAP
- a CDS encoding Sulfate-transporting ATPase (PFAM: ABC transporter~COGs: COG0410 ABC-type branched-chain amino acid transport systems ATPase component~InterPro IPR003593:IPR003439~KEGG: saq:Sare_3373 ABC transporter related~PFAM: ABC transporter-like~PRIAM: Sulfate-transporting ATPase~SMART: ATPase, AAA+ type, core~SPTR: ABC transporter related); this encodes MQLEVDNIATIRGRVQVLHRVSLHVSPGEVVALLGPNGAGKSTLLGTLMGLYSTPTGRVLYGGQDITRLPMHLRVARGVAIAPERRQLFPHLTVEDNLRLGAFHRRRTSVRWETELQAVWDLFPGLVKHRRRLAGWLSGGEQQMVSIGRALMVRPGLLLLDEPSLGLAPVIVREVFDALSRLRREGLTILLVEQNIHYALELASRAYVLSQGQIVFEGSRDEAHKALQQGYLTVG
- a CDS encoding amino acid/amide ABC transporter ATP-binding protein 1, HAAT family (PFAM: ABC transporter; Branched-chain amino acid ATP-binding cassette transporter~COGs: COG0411 ABC-type branched-chain amino acid transport systems ATPase component~InterPro IPR003593:IPR003439~KEGG: ppd:Ppro_1674 ABC transporter related~PFAM: ABC transporter-like~PRIAM: Monosaccharide-transporting ATPase~SMART: ATPase, AAA+ type, core~SPTR: ABC transporter related), with product MLSVERVSVVFGGVQALTDVSFEVAPGEIWGIIGPNGAGKTTLFNVLSGLIAVNRGRIRFAERDITQWPSYRRALAGMSRTLQTPQVFDQITVHDNVMAALLSRMPGRLLAAAVRWPATWRAERQAVREAAILLQNSLLGSEIGTVAGDLSFGHQRVLEIYRAWAMNPQVILLDEPLSGLTESERQVVLQLVKQMAAEGRAVLWVEHHLPSVLEVAHRILVLADGQVVAVGEPAQIQQNETVRRVYLGEESPRVVSDR
- a CDS encoding amino acid/amide ABC transporter membrane protein 1, HAAT family (PFAM: Branched-chain amino acid transport system / permease component~COGs: COG0559 Branched-chain amino acid ABC-type transport system permease components~InterPro IPR001851~KEGG: sti:Sthe_2799 inner-membrane translocator~PFAM: Bacterial inner-membrane translocator~SPTR: Inner-membrane translocator), with the translated sequence MLALLWQILLTGLGTGAIYALLATGFSLIYKETGIINFAQGEFAMIGAMGLWTGESRGWGLPWALASALVAAIVVGLLIARLVMYPARQAKPLTLIFITLGLDTALRGLATLIWGVNPVAVNPFWGSGSVHLAGAVLSRQYLGIFGGAILLAGLLYLFLERTMVGRGMTAAMDNPVAAQLFGMDPFKFSLYTWGLAALIGAAGGALLAPITTANANMGLNLGLSGFVGAIIGGIDSLPGAALGGLLLGVINAVTSGFISSAWADGISYLVLFMVLLVRPQGLLGQSVDHRV
- a CDS encoding amino acid/amide ABC transporter membrane protein 2, HAAT family (PFAM: Branched-chain amino acid transport system / permease component~COGs: COG4177 ABC-type branched-chain amino acid transport system permease component~InterPro IPR001851~KEGG: bts:Btus_1579 inner-membrane translocator~PFAM: Bacterial inner-membrane translocator~SPTR: Inner-membrane translocator), with the translated sequence MATKVSAKNDQSVAGLKVWQWPSIHAALLVVLAASVAYWAGPDAMSELTLMGLYIVTVVGLNLFMGYAGQVSLGQAGFFGLGAYAFGIWTTRTIWPVWGGVVLGMLVAAAVAWILSLFILRLKTHYLALATLAFGMMADVAFQALPLTGGNSGLTNIGSFTWMGHAFSNADYFGLSWIGVGIAAWLASRVVHSGGRVLLETVRSSEIAATLLGIDPIRVKREMFIVSAIMAAFAGAVYASWIGYIDPTVFTFTLSVNFVLMAVVGGMRSVYGAAVGVVLVEGLGQGLKTLGQAISPTLGGALELAVYGVILVIVMMYWPDGVVSAWKDRRRRRVRDAHRPSASSAS